DNA from Microbacterium sulfonylureivorans:
CGCCCCCGCACACCTCAAGGAGCTCGCCGACTTCTTCGACCTCGCGATGAGCGACACGTCCACGTCGTGGCACCTCGGATCGGACGGCGAATGGGTGCGCCACAACGAGGACGCGGACGGAAGGCCGCTCGTCGACATGCAGGACCGCACCATGACCAACGTGCAGCGCCGCCGGCGGGCACGCGCGGTGCGATGACCGAAACGGCCGTCTACGCCGCGGGCGGCGTCGTCTGGCGCATCGTCGACGAGAAGCTGCACGTGCTGCTGATCCATCGCACGAAGTACCGCGACGTGACGCTTCCCAAAGGCAAGGTCGATCCCGGAGAGATGCTCGCCGAGACCGCGGCGCGAGAGATCTTCGAGGAGACGGGCATCCGGGTCTCGCTGGGCGTCCCCGTAGGCGTCTCGCGCTACCGCCTGCCGAGCAAGCGGCAGAAGATCGTGCACTACTGGGCGGCCGAGGCGACGGATGCCGCGATCCGGGCTTCCGCGTTCGTGCCCAACAAGGAGATCGCCGCCATCGAGTGGGTGACCCCCAAGAAGGCGATCGCGCGCCTCAGCTACCCCGTCGACGTCGAGATACTCGAGACCTTCATGCATCTCGTCGACGAGGGAGTGCTCCGCACCTTCCCGCTCATCGCGCTGCGTCACGCCAAGGCGCTCGGCCGCGACGAGTGGGAGGGGAAGGATGCCGCGCGCCCGCTCGCTCCGCGCGGGCGCAGGCAGGCGAACTCCATCGTCGGCCCGCTCCTCGCCTTCGGCGCGCGCAAGCTCATCTCGAGCCCCGCCACACGCTGCGTGAAGACGATCGCACCGCTGTCGGCCGCTCTCGGCCGCAAGATCGACAAGTCGACCCTCATCAGTCAGGACGCGTGGGAGGACGGCGCCTCCGACGCGCGCACCGTCATCGGACAGCGCGTCCGCGCCCGCAAGCCCGCCGTGCTCTGCAGCCACGGCCCGGTGCTGCCGGAGATCCTCACCGAGATCGCCCTGGCGACGGGGACGCTCCGCGGGTCGTACCTCGGCAGCGCCTCAGCGCTCGAGCCGGCGGCGTTCTCGGTCGTGCACCTCTCGGTCGACAACCCCGGCTCGGGCATCGTCGCGATCGAGACGCACGCCCCGAAGATCTGACCGCGAGCGGTCGCCGCGGCCCCGGTGAACGGACGTCCATCCGCTCGCATGGATGTCGGCATCCCGTTCACCTTCCGTTCACCATCCGAGCGCACTCTCTTAAGAGTCCGCGCCTACGTTTCAGTGCGAGCCCTGCACCGGGCCATCACCCGAAGCCCCCACCCCGGGCCTCATTTCCCTGAACACGTGAAGGATTCACACAGTGAAGATCTCCCGCATCGCCCAGGTGGGCGCTGTCGCCGCTATCGCGGCCCTCGCCCTCGCCGGCTGCGCATCGAACGAGACGCCCGCGGGCGACCCGACCGGCGAGGCGCCCGTCTCCGACCTCTCCGGCGCGATCGCCGGTGGCGGGTCCTCGGCGCAGGAAGTCGCCGTCTCCGCATGGACCGCCGGTTTCCAGACCGCCAACCCCGAGGTCGACGTGACCTACGACCCCGCCGGTTCCGGCGCGGGCCGTGAGTCCTTCCAGGCCGGCGCCTTCCCGTTCGCGGGCTCGGACCGCGCGTTCACCGTCGAAGAACTCGAGGCCGGTCCGTTCGACGGCTGCGTCGAGGGCTCCGGCATCATCGAGGTCCCGACCTACATCTCCCCGATCGCCGTGATCTTCAACGTCGAGGGCGTCGACACGCTGAACCTCGACGCCGCGACGACCGCTGGTCTCTTCGCGGGCACGATCACCAACTGGAACGACCCGGCGATCGCCGCGCTGAACGAGGGTGTCGAGCTTCCCGATCTCGCTGTGACGCCGGTGCACCGCGCCGACGACTCGGGCACGACCGAGAACTTCACCGACTACCTCTTCCAGGCCGCGCCCGACGCGTGGACCTCCGAGCCCGACGGCGTGTGGCCGCTGAGCTCCGGCGAGGCCGCCCAGGGCACCTCGGGCGTCGTCTCTGCCGTCGCCGGCGGCAACGGCACCATCGGCTACGCCGATGCGTCGCGCGCCGCTGAAGAGGGCCTGTCGACCGCATCCATCAAGGTCGGCGACGAGTTCGTCAGCTACTCGCCCGAGGCCGCAGCCGCCATCGTGGATGCCTCCCCGTTCGAGGAGGGCCGCTCCGAAGGCGACCTCGCGATCAGCCTCGACCGCACCTCGGAAGAGGCCGGCGTGTACCCGATCGTGCTCGTCAGCTACATGATCGCGTGCCAGGAGTACGCCGACCCGGCCAACGCGCCGCTCGTCAAGGGCTACCTGCAGTACGTCGCGAGCCCCGAGGGTCAGGATGCGGCGGCCGCCGCCGCCGGCAGCGCACCCATCTCGGACGCGCTGCGCGAGCAGATCAACGCGGCGATCGACACGATCGTCACGGAGTAGGACCATTGAGACCCGGTCCGGCTTCAGCGCCGGGCCGGGTCTCGCCCTGATATCGACCCGAACCAGAAGGACACCATGACGACGACCACCGCTCCGGCAGCCCCGGCAGCCAAGGTCAAGCAGCGACCGGGCGACCGCTGGTTCTCGGGCACCGCGCTGGCCGCGGGTTCGATGATCCTCGTGACGCTCGCCGCCGTCGCGATCTTCCTCATCGTGCAGTCGGTCCCCGGTCTCACCGCCACGAACGAGACCGCGTCGATCCTGACGAGCAACTTCTGGGCTTACGTCTGGCCACTCGCCTTCGGCACCGTGTGGGCCTCGTTCCTCGCGCTGCTCATGGCCGTGCCGCTCGCCGTGTCGGTCGCTCTCTTCATCTCGCACTACGCACCGCGCCGGCTCGCGCAGAGCCTCGGCTACGTCGTCGATCTCCTCGCCGCGGTCCCCTCCGTCGTGTTCGGCCTGTGGGGCATCATCGTCCTCGCGCCCGCGGTGCAGCCCGTCTACACCTGGCTCAACGCCAACATGGGCTGGTTCCCGCTGTTCGGCGGCACGGTCTCGGCCACCGGGCGCACGATCTTCACGGCCGCCATCGTCCTCGCGGTCATGGTCGTCCCGATCATCACCGCCATCTGCCGCGAGATCTTCCTGCAGACCCCTGTGCTCCACGAGGAAGCGGCCCTCGCCCTCGGCGCGACGCGCTGGGAGATGATCCGGATGGCCGTCTTCCCCTTCGGCCGCAGCGGGATCGTCTCGGCCTCCATGCTGGGCCTCGGTCGCGCCCTCGGCGAGACGATGGCGGTCGCCATGGTGCTCTCGGCCACAGGCGTCATCACCCTCCAGCTCTTCACCGCCGAGAACCCGAACACGATCCCGGCGAACATCGCCCTCTCGTTCCCCGAGGCGTACGGCACGAACATCAACGTGCTGATCGCGACGGGCCTCATCCTCTTCATCGTCACCTTCGCCGTGAACGCGATCGCCCGCTGGATCGTCAGCCGCCGCAAGGAATTCTCGGGAGCCAACTGACATGACCACCGTTACCGCTCCCACCCAGGCGCCACCGCCGCCCACTGTCCGTGAGCACCAGCGCCTCACCAGCGGCCACCTGCCGAAGTGGGCGCCGTGGGGCACCCTCGTCGCGAGCGCCGTCTCCAGCGCGCTCGTGTTCGGCATCATCGCGATGGCCGCCGGCGAGGGCTTCAACCTCGCCGGCTGGGGCGTCGTCACGGCGCTGCTCTACCTGCTCCTGATCACCGGGATCTCCTCGATGGTCGAGGGGCGGCGCAAGGGCATCGACCGCCTCGTCACCGGCGTCGTCACGGTCGCCTTCGCGATCGCCATGGTCCCGCTCGTATCGGTGGCATGGACGGTCCTCGTCAACGGCATCGCCGGCATCAACGCCGAATTCTTCACGAGCTCGATGCGCAACGTGGTCGGCGAGGGCGGCGGCGCGCTGCACGCCATCATCGGCACCCTGCTCATCACCCTCGCGGCCGCCGTCATCTCCATCCCCATCGGCATCTTCACCGCGATCTACCTCGTCGAGTACGGCGCCGGCAAGCGGCTGGCCAACGGGATCACCTTCCTGGTCGACGTCATGACGGGCATCCCGTCGATCGTCGCCGGTCTCTTCGCCTATGCCCTGTTCGCGCTGTTCTTCGGCCCCGGCATCCGCATGGGCATCATGGGGTCGATCGCGCTCTCCGTGCTGATGATCCCTGTCGTCGTGCGTTCGAGCGAGGAGATGCTGCGGCTCGTCCCCAACGAGCTGCGCGAGGCGTCGTACGCGCTCGGCGTGCCGAAGTGGCTGACCATCTCCAAGGTCGTGCTTCCGACGTCGATCGCCGGCATCACCACGGGCGTCATGCTCTCGATCTCGCGCGTCATCGGCGAGACGGCCCCGCTGCTGCTCACCGCCGGCGTGGCGACCTCGATGAACTACAACCTGTTCGATGGGCGCATGATGACACTGCCGGTCTTCGTGTACACGCAGTACATGAACGCGGGCATCCCGGTTCAGGCGTACCACGATCGCGCGTGGGCGGGTGCGCTCATCCTGATCGTGATCGTCATGGCGCTCAACCTGATCGCGCGCCTCGTCGCGAAGATCTTCTCCCCCAAGCTCGGCCGCTGACGCGCCGCCCTTCTTCCCGAATCGAAATCAGAGGAATCGTGTCCAAGAGCATCGAAGTCAACGATCTCAACGTCTACTACGGCGACTTCCTGGCCGTCGAGGGCGTCTCGCTCGAGATCGAGCCGCGCAGCGTGACGGCGTTCATCGGCCCGTCGGGCTGCGGCAAGTCCACCTTCCTGCGCACGCTCAACCGCATGCACGAGGTCATCCCCGGCGCGCGCGTCGAAGGCGAGGTCCTGCTCGACGGCGACGACCTCTACGGCGCCAACGTCGACCCGGTGCTCGTGCGCCGCCAGGTGGGCATGGTCTTCCAGCGCCCCAACCCGTTCCCGACGATGTCGATCAAGGAGAACGTGCTGGCGGGCGTCAAGCTCAACAACAAGCGCATCTCCAAGTCCGACGCCGACGCCCTCGTCGAGAAGTCGCTCAAGGGCGCCAACCTGTGGAACGAGGTCAAGGACCGCCTCGACAAGCCCGGCTCGGGCCTTTCGGGCGGTCAGCAGCAGCGACTGTGCATCGCCCGCGCGATCGCCGTGTCGCCCGAGGTCATCCTCATGGACGAGCCGTGCTCCGCCCTCGACCCGATCTCGACGTACGCGATCGAGGAGCTCATCGGCGAACTGAAGAACGACTACACGGTCGTCATCGTCACCCACAACATGCAGCAGGCATCTCGCGTGAGTGACAAGACGGCGTTCTTCAACATCGCCGGCACCGGCAAGCCCGGCAAGCTCATCGAGTACGACGAGACCAAGTCGATCTTCACCACGCCGTCCGTCCAGGCCACCGAGGACTACGTCTCCGGACGCTTCGGCTGATCCTGCCGTTCACGAAGGCCGTCGCCCTCAGGGGCGGCGGCCTTCGTCGTTCCCGGCGGCGAGTCCGCGGAGTGTCTCGACCAGCGTGCGCGGGTCGGCTGCGGCATCCCACCCGCTCGAGACGAGCTGCTGGTAGCCGATGACGGCGGACACGATGACCACCGCGCGGCGCCGCGCTTCGTCCGGGCCGACCCCTGCTGCGACGAGCAGCGACGCGAGGTACGACACGCGCCGCTCGGTGACCGCCGCCACCATGGAGCGCACCGGTTCGCTCGTGGCGTCGGCGTAGAGCGTGCGCTCTCCCGACCGCTCGCCGGTGCGGTGCGCGATGAGCTCGAGGAGTCCGGCGAGCCGCGCCTGGGGCGGCTCGATCCTCTCCACCTGCGCGATCAGGCGCTCGGTCTCGAGGTCGCTCCACCGCTTGAGCACCGCGTCCACGAGCGCCCGGCGATCGGTGAAGTGCCAGTAGAACGAGCCTTTGGTGGCGCCGACGGAGCGAGCAACGGGCTCGACGGCGACGGCGGTGATCCCGTCGGCGCTGAAGCACTCGTAGGCGGCGGAGATCCAGTCGTCGCGGGTCAGC
Protein-coding regions in this window:
- a CDS encoding NUDIX hydrolase; this encodes MTETAVYAAGGVVWRIVDEKLHVLLIHRTKYRDVTLPKGKVDPGEMLAETAAREIFEETGIRVSLGVPVGVSRYRLPSKRQKIVHYWAAEATDAAIRASAFVPNKEIAAIEWVTPKKAIARLSYPVDVEILETFMHLVDEGVLRTFPLIALRHAKALGRDEWEGKDAARPLAPRGRRQANSIVGPLLAFGARKLISSPATRCVKTIAPLSAALGRKIDKSTLISQDAWEDGASDARTVIGQRVRARKPAVLCSHGPVLPEILTEIALATGTLRGSYLGSASALEPAAFSVVHLSVDNPGSGIVAIETHAPKI
- the pstS gene encoding phosphate ABC transporter substrate-binding protein PstS, with amino-acid sequence MKISRIAQVGAVAAIAALALAGCASNETPAGDPTGEAPVSDLSGAIAGGGSSAQEVAVSAWTAGFQTANPEVDVTYDPAGSGAGRESFQAGAFPFAGSDRAFTVEELEAGPFDGCVEGSGIIEVPTYISPIAVIFNVEGVDTLNLDAATTAGLFAGTITNWNDPAIAALNEGVELPDLAVTPVHRADDSGTTENFTDYLFQAAPDAWTSEPDGVWPLSSGEAAQGTSGVVSAVAGGNGTIGYADASRAAEEGLSTASIKVGDEFVSYSPEAAAAIVDASPFEEGRSEGDLAISLDRTSEEAGVYPIVLVSYMIACQEYADPANAPLVKGYLQYVASPEGQDAAAAAAGSAPISDALREQINAAIDTIVTE
- the pstC gene encoding phosphate ABC transporter permease subunit PstC gives rise to the protein MTTTTAPAAPAAKVKQRPGDRWFSGTALAAGSMILVTLAAVAIFLIVQSVPGLTATNETASILTSNFWAYVWPLAFGTVWASFLALLMAVPLAVSVALFISHYAPRRLAQSLGYVVDLLAAVPSVVFGLWGIIVLAPAVQPVYTWLNANMGWFPLFGGTVSATGRTIFTAAIVLAVMVVPIITAICREIFLQTPVLHEEAALALGATRWEMIRMAVFPFGRSGIVSASMLGLGRALGETMAVAMVLSATGVITLQLFTAENPNTIPANIALSFPEAYGTNINVLIATGLILFIVTFAVNAIARWIVSRRKEFSGAN
- the pstA gene encoding phosphate ABC transporter permease PstA translates to MTTVTAPTQAPPPPTVREHQRLTSGHLPKWAPWGTLVASAVSSALVFGIIAMAAGEGFNLAGWGVVTALLYLLLITGISSMVEGRRKGIDRLVTGVVTVAFAIAMVPLVSVAWTVLVNGIAGINAEFFTSSMRNVVGEGGGALHAIIGTLLITLAAAVISIPIGIFTAIYLVEYGAGKRLANGITFLVDVMTGIPSIVAGLFAYALFALFFGPGIRMGIMGSIALSVLMIPVVVRSSEEMLRLVPNELREASYALGVPKWLTISKVVLPTSIAGITTGVMLSISRVIGETAPLLLTAGVATSMNYNLFDGRMMTLPVFVYTQYMNAGIPVQAYHDRAWAGALILIVIVMALNLIARLVAKIFSPKLGR
- the pstB gene encoding phosphate ABC transporter ATP-binding protein PstB, with the translated sequence MSKSIEVNDLNVYYGDFLAVEGVSLEIEPRSVTAFIGPSGCGKSTFLRTLNRMHEVIPGARVEGEVLLDGDDLYGANVDPVLVRRQVGMVFQRPNPFPTMSIKENVLAGVKLNNKRISKSDADALVEKSLKGANLWNEVKDRLDKPGSGLSGGQQQRLCIARAIAVSPEVILMDEPCSALDPISTYAIEELIGELKNDYTVVIVTHNMQQASRVSDKTAFFNIAGTGKPGKLIEYDETKSIFTTPSVQATEDYVSGRFG
- a CDS encoding TetR/AcrR family transcriptional regulator, which codes for MARLTRDDWISAAYECFSADGITAVAVEPVARSVGATKGSFYWHFTDRRALVDAVLKRWSDLETERLIAQVERIEPPQARLAGLLELIAHRTGERSGERTLYADATSEPVRSMVAAVTERRVSYLASLLVAAGVGPDEARRRAVVIVSAVIGYQQLVSSGWDAAADPRTLVETLRGLAAGNDEGRRP